One region of Primulina tabacum isolate GXHZ01 chromosome 17, ASM2559414v2, whole genome shotgun sequence genomic DNA includes:
- the LOC142530868 gene encoding translocator protein homolog codes for MDSRDLKHRATEKDESNVIDATRPSDLSSSKPKRKGMARRGFRSLAMAIAFPISLAVLVIYLFGSTNRFGNIEKHFYIPPLWALHLACLTSSFLSGLSSWLVWADHGFHRRPVALYLYMAQLGLSLGWYPIVLGAGAVRVGLALCALLFVSLVGSWRTFKSLNPIASDLFVPCLVAALLPAAVNYRLLNHQ; via the coding sequence ATGGATTCCCGCGATCTCAAACATCGAGCCACAGAGAAAGATGAGTCGAATGTCATCGACGCCACCCGCCCTTCAGATCTCAGCTCTAGTAAACCGAAGAGAAAAGGCATGGCTAGGCGCGGCTTCCGCTCCTTGGCCATGGCCATCGCCTTCCCTATCTCCCTCGCCGTCCTCGTCATCTACCTCTTCGGCTCCACAAATCGCTTCGGCAATATAGAGAAACACTTTTACATCCCTCCCCTCTGGGCGCTCCACCTCGCGTGTCTCACATCCTCCTTCCTGTCAGGCCTCTCGTCTTGGCTTGTCTGGGCCGACCACGGCTTCCACCGCCGCCCAGTGGCACTGTATCTCTACATGGCTCAACTGGGGCTCAGCCTCGGGTGGTACCCGATCGTGTTAGGCGCCGGTGCTGTGAGAGTTGGATTGGCGCTCTGCGCACTGCTGTTTGTGTCGCTGGTCGGGAGTTGGCGGACCTTCAAGAGTCTGAATCCGATTGCCAGTGATCTGTTCGTGCCGTGTCTGGTGGCGGCGCTGCTTCCAGCTGCTGTGAATTACAGGCTCTTGAATCATCAGTGA
- the LOC142530866 gene encoding pentatricopeptide repeat-containing protein At5g66520-like, giving the protein MIIKRIHMSECNMSPQNLKPTASRIIHLLDHCSTPQDLRQIQAQLILSRLHINTTVAHRFITACHSLDLLHSNALPLYTSNLSRPHTFICNTFLKLFSHSTTPRNALSLYSYMHRNSILVNNYTFPFVFKALADLKLVKEGTLVHAQVIKLSFLGDIYVGNALMSLYAAVEEMGLCGQVFDEMPQIDVVSWTVMISGFREAGKLDDALIAFERMKGEGVMPNQVTVVNVLAVCADFGALDMGVWLHEFVKRSKWELDVILGTSLIDMYMKCGKIEEGLWVFGQMNEKNVFTWNTVIKGLALANNGKEAVTWFFRMEQEQGLKPDEVTLIAVLCACVHSGFVHMGRRIFSSLVDGKYGFSPDVRHYACMVDVLARSGCLEEAHRMIIEMPFESTVSIWGALLSGCRAQTNLELSEIAAWKLVELEPENSAYYVVLSNLYAVMERWSDVEKVRNLMKVRVPKKRVGSSSVEHEHKGVSVQWLA; this is encoded by the coding sequence atgataatcaaaaggATACACATGTCTGAATGTAACATGAGCCCACAAAATCTGAAACCAACGGCAAGCAGAATCATCCACCTGTTAGATCATTGCTCCACTCCCCAAGACCTCCGACAAATTCAAGCTCAGCTCATCCTCTCTCGTCTTCACATCAACACCACCGTCGCCCACCGCTTCATCACCGCCTGCCACTCCTTAGACCTCCTCCACTCTAACGCCTTGCCCCTCTACACCAGCAACCTCTCAAGACCGCACACTTTCATCTGCAACACCTTTCTGAAACTGTTCTCTCATTCCACCACTCCTCGTAACGCGCTTAGCCTGTATTCATACATGCACAGGAATTCTATTCTTGTCAACAATTACACTTTCCCTTTTGTGTTCAAGGCATTGGCGGACTTGAAGTTGGTGAAAGAAGGAACTTTGGTGCATGCCCAGGTGATCAAGTTGAGTTTTTTGGGTGATATTTATGTTGGGAATGCATTGATGAGTTTATATGCAGCGGTTGAGGAAATGGGTTTGTGCGGGCAAGTATTTGATGAAATGCCACAGATAGACGTTGTATCGTGGACGGTTATGATTTCTGGATTTAGGGAAGCTGGGAAGTTGGATGACGCTTTGATTGCCTTTGAGAGGATGAAAGGCGAAGGTGTGATGCCTAATCAGGTGACAGTGGTGAATGTTTTGGCTGTGTGTGCTGATTTTGGGGCGCTGGATATGGGAGTTTGGTTACATGAATTTGTAAAGAGAAGTAAATGGGAATTGGATGTGATTTTGGGTACTTCTTTGATCGATATGTACATGAAGTGTGGCAAAATCGAGGAGGGTTTGTGGGTTTTTGGCCAAATGAATGAGAAGAATGTGTTCACATGGAACACGGTAATTAAAGGGCTAGCTCTAGCTAATAATGGTAAGGAAGCTGTTACATGGTTTTTCAGGATGGAACAAGAACAAGGTCTTAAACCTGATGAGGTCACTTTAATTGCGGTGCTGTGTGCTTGTGTGCATTCGGGTTTTGTACATATGGGGCGGCGGATATTTTCTTCACTGGTTGATGGAAAATATGGGTTTTCACCAGATGTTAGACATTACGCTTGTATGGTCGATGTTTTAGCACGTTCTGGGTGCTTGGAAGAGGCTCATAGAATGATCATTGAGATGCCTTTTGAGTCTACTGTGAGTATTTGGGGAGCTCTACTTTCTGGTTGTAGAGCTCAAACTAACCTGGAACTGAGTGAGATTGCTGCTTGGAAACTTGTGGAGTTGGAGCCTGAGAATAGTGCTTATTATGTTGTGTTGTCTAATTTGTACGCAGTAATGGAAAGATGGAGTGATGTGGAGAAAGTTAGGAACTTGATGAAAGTGAGGGTACCAAAGAAGCGTGTGGGTAGCAGTTCAGTTGAACATGAACACAAGGGAGTCAGTGTTCAGTGGTTGGCCTGA